A region from the Melioribacter roseus P3M-2 genome encodes:
- a CDS encoding T9SS type A sorting domain-containing protein, with protein sequence MSNKFTKSVSLFAFALLAFLFAGNIYAQTVNVKLRINTSTCLDTLGPNHMVLVCGESQLGTEPAIAWDNTTGIQAVNVGGDYWEAEFKAKPGNVIKYKFVTYFDLENPTFHWSGWEGPIKADIDAGGNRGLVVGASDTTLPVEFFNGWEDEVDQFWRPYEIKEDSIAIYFRVNMGGANFDPETQVVEVRGGAPLGTDNPWIKICTLNREVNSVNGGSFWSGTAYVAKSDVAPGTTQQFKFVIVSPETWESTDNRWFTFSENLINNSNDTTIHWYYFNDIKPQGEKVTANVLFRLRLDALERAGLFNRALGDKVGVTGPKGWAADPFDFDTDPTVLKMTYNSDLEEWNLLEPFTLYPNEVLSYKYYIAWDSSRVDTASPNYIPGLTLDNGWEEPGVTGGADRKYTYTDQTEQIVPGDFGAEYQFFNSIHPNGVIMTPLKLIFKIDMTPATDVNTNPTNPLFRPGIDTAYIQFDGSLIPITQGLTMYGADNRIMLEDTDGDMIYTGEIDLTPPTFYQVCYRIVYTSPQGEIWNGGGVQKGRRYYQYILPTSVNPVVWPSTFELAQMEWMPSNLTVEEHPDLGPVTDIKETEELPTSYELYQNYPNPFNPTTVITYALPQPERVKLEIFNILGQKVVTLFDGQQTAGRHSIAWNSKNEFGQNVASGIYLLKISAGKFNQVKKMMLVR encoded by the coding sequence ATGAGCAACAAATTTACCAAATCTGTTTCTTTATTTGCGTTTGCGCTGTTGGCGTTTTTGTTCGCCGGAAACATTTATGCGCAAACAGTTAATGTAAAGCTAAGGATAAACACTTCCACATGTCTCGATACACTGGGACCAAATCACATGGTGCTGGTCTGCGGCGAATCGCAGCTCGGCACCGAACCCGCTATTGCGTGGGACAATACAACCGGCATTCAAGCTGTAAACGTAGGCGGGGACTACTGGGAAGCCGAATTTAAGGCAAAGCCCGGCAACGTTATAAAGTATAAATTCGTCACCTATTTCGATCTTGAAAATCCCACTTTTCACTGGTCGGGATGGGAAGGCCCGATTAAAGCCGATATCGACGCCGGCGGCAATAGAGGACTTGTAGTCGGCGCAAGCGATACCACGCTTCCCGTTGAATTCTTTAACGGGTGGGAAGACGAAGTTGATCAATTCTGGCGTCCGTACGAAATAAAAGAAGATTCGATAGCAATCTATTTCCGTGTGAATATGGGCGGGGCTAATTTCGACCCGGAAACACAGGTTGTCGAAGTTAGAGGAGGAGCTCCTCTCGGCACGGATAATCCGTGGATTAAAATTTGTACTTTAAACAGAGAAGTCAATAGCGTAAACGGCGGAAGCTTTTGGTCGGGGACGGCTTATGTAGCCAAGTCAGACGTTGCTCCCGGCACAACTCAACAGTTCAAATTTGTGATTGTCTCGCCGGAAACCTGGGAAAGCACGGACAACCGGTGGTTTACTTTTTCAGAAAATTTGATTAATAATTCAAACGATACCACAATCCATTGGTACTACTTCAATGATATTAAACCTCAAGGCGAAAAAGTTACGGCAAATGTCCTCTTCCGGTTAAGACTCGACGCTCTCGAAAGAGCGGGACTTTTCAACAGAGCCTTGGGCGATAAAGTCGGCGTCACGGGTCCGAAAGGATGGGCTGCCGATCCGTTCGATTTCGATACTGATCCGACTGTGTTGAAAATGACTTACAATTCGGACTTGGAAGAGTGGAATTTACTCGAACCGTTCACTCTTTATCCGAATGAAGTGTTGAGCTATAAATATTATATAGCATGGGATTCCTCCAGAGTAGACACGGCAAGTCCTAACTATATTCCGGGTTTAACGTTGGATAACGGTTGGGAGGAGCCCGGCGTTACCGGAGGAGCAGACAGAAAATATACTTACACCGATCAAACCGAACAGATTGTGCCGGGCGATTTCGGCGCCGAATATCAATTCTTCAACAGCATCCATCCCAACGGCGTAATTATGACACCGCTTAAATTAATCTTTAAGATCGATATGACGCCGGCTACCGATGTAAATACGAATCCGACGAACCCGCTCTTCCGTCCTGGAATTGATACGGCTTATATTCAATTTGACGGTTCTCTTATTCCCATTACGCAGGGACTGACTATGTACGGCGCCGACAACCGTATAATGCTCGAAGACACCGACGGCGATATGATTTATACCGGCGAGATTGATTTAACTCCGCCCACGTTTTATCAGGTATGTTATCGAATTGTTTATACTTCGCCGCAGGGGGAAATCTGGAACGGAGGAGGCGTTCAGAAAGGAAGAAGATATTATCAATATATCCTCCCGACAAGCGTCAATCCGGTTGTATGGCCCAGCACATTCGAACTGGCTCAAATGGAATGGATGCCTTCGAATTTAACGGTAGAAGAACATCCCGACCTCGGTCCGGTTACGGATATTAAAGAAACGGAAGAACTTCCCACTTCTTACGAATTATACCAGAATTATCCGAATCCGTTTAATCCGACTACCGTTATTACATATGCGCTTCCGCAACCCGAGCGCGTTAAACTGGAAATCTTCAACATTCTCGGACAAAAAGTCGTTACTTTGTTCGACGGTCAACAAACAGCGGGCAGGCACAGTATTGCCTGGAATTCGAAGAACGAATTCGGACAGAATGTGGCTTCAGGCATCTATTTACTCAAAATATCCGCGGGCAAATTCAATCAGGTTAAGAAGATGATGTTGGTAAGATAA
- a CDS encoding PorV/PorQ family protein, which translates to MKKKIILFVLIISGFSALSYAEGVNKIGTAAATFLRIPVGARAAGFGSAFVSMAGDPSALYWNPSVIATLDKNSLIIDHSPWLPGINFDFAGIVLPLGNFGTLGLSATILQTDEMDVTTPAAPMGTGETFTASSFAVGVTYSRYLTDRFSIGGTFKYIQETIYNSSATGIAFDIGTIYETPFAGIRLAAVISNFGTKMRMFGEDLNVRVDIAPDQEGNNQSIVGKLNTDEFDLPLIMRIGLSGEVFDTEDFRLTLAADGVNPNDNAQSVNLGAEAAFLNEKLQIRAGYRDLFLDNNEFGLSFGISVANINLWDSVLITTDYAYQAMKHLGNTNRFSVIIKF; encoded by the coding sequence ATGAAAAAGAAGATTATACTTTTTGTATTGATTATATCCGGATTTAGCGCCCTTTCCTATGCGGAAGGCGTCAATAAAATTGGAACGGCAGCCGCCACATTTTTGAGAATTCCCGTCGGCGCGCGAGCCGCGGGATTCGGAAGCGCTTTTGTTTCGATGGCGGGCGACCCCTCGGCTCTCTACTGGAATCCTTCGGTTATCGCTACGCTCGATAAAAACTCGCTCATTATAGACCATTCTCCGTGGCTGCCCGGAATCAATTTCGATTTTGCCGGCATCGTTCTCCCGCTGGGTAATTTCGGAACTCTCGGCCTCAGCGCTACAATCCTTCAAACCGACGAAATGGACGTTACAACTCCGGCGGCTCCAATGGGCACCGGCGAAACTTTTACTGCTTCGAGTTTTGCGGTAGGCGTTACATATAGCAGATATCTAACAGACCGTTTTTCTATCGGCGGCACTTTCAAATATATCCAGGAAACCATTTATAACTCGTCGGCCACTGGAATCGCTTTCGATATCGGCACGATTTACGAAACGCCCTTTGCGGGAATAAGACTTGCCGCCGTCATTTCCAATTTCGGCACTAAGATGAGAATGTTCGGGGAAGATTTAAACGTACGCGTGGATATTGCTCCCGACCAGGAAGGGAATAATCAAAGCATCGTCGGTAAACTGAATACCGACGAGTTCGATTTGCCGTTGATAATGAGAATCGGATTATCCGGAGAAGTTTTTGATACGGAAGATTTCAGATTAACATTGGCTGCCGACGGCGTCAATCCGAATGATAATGCGCAAAGCGTAAACCTCGGAGCTGAAGCCGCATTCCTCAACGAAAAGCTTCAAATACGCGCCGGCTACAGAGATTTGTTCCTCGACAATAATGAATTCGGATTGTCTTTCGGTATTAGCGTTGCAAACATAAATTTATGGGACAGCGTCTTGATTACAACCGATTATGCATATCAGGCGATGAAACATCTCGGAAATACAAACAGGTTTTCCGTAATAATAAAGTTCTAA
- a CDS encoding TonB-dependent receptor has product MKTKHTFILLLILSTIPFVLNAQGKIAGKVIDKSTGEPIVGANIIIEGTNLGAASDIEGEYVIVRVPSGRYNVAASYIGYQKVITQNVQVLNDLTTRLDFELTPSDVKISEDIVVVAQAPLVKKDLTATEARVTSEEIRQLPLQDLNSLITLQAGVNRDAGGGIHIRGGRSSEISYLINGISITDDFSRSQALQVETESVQELQVISGTFNAEYGNAMSGVVNIITKTGGSKFQSNFEVWTGDYLSDHTDVFWNVDDFNPSANFNLQASAGGPLFNDDVHYFFAARRYYDGGYIYGRNIYSPQGRYKFENGQLVENPGDSSYVSMNSSDRWSGQASFSWQMFDNLKLKIDAFGSSEENRFYDHVYRLNPYGTMGGKSAGYTFFANLTHLIHQNTFQEFTVAYKYNDYKSRLYEDPFDPRYVHPDSLNVPGYHFLRAGTNLNRFQRNTRSVIIKWDFTSQIDKINLVKFGVEYQTDNVFYENINLIPAVDENGQQLQPFVPAIQTIDSPQHDRFERTPDKFSAYIQDKIEFESLIINIGLRFDLFNPNGRIPVDPSDPNIFNPFKLEHIYKDANNDGKIGLDEQTETNKFTLEEKEKFWYKETSVKTQLSPRLGIAYPITDKGIIRFSYGIFQQIPEYSQLYIGDQYKLTSAQGIQGPFGNPDLKPQRTTIYELGLQQQFFEDFAIDITAFYRDIRDWISSSQPIPTFLAGISYSKRINRDFANVRGITLAVNKRFTNNYSFGVDYTFQIAEGTNSSPDQEFFSQLNGAEPTKILTPLDWDQTHTLNANVYIGGETWGASIISSLHTGQPYTPTFIAGAYTGRNVLAGLANNSRRKPLIARVDLEVRKNIKILDSDVQFFVKVFNLFDAKNPVLVFGDTGKPDFTIEQLQVRDYDPDWFVYPNFYSEPRSVYVGTKISL; this is encoded by the coding sequence ATGAAAACGAAACATACGTTTATATTACTCCTGATATTATCAACTATTCCGTTTGTTCTCAATGCCCAGGGAAAAATTGCCGGAAAGGTAATCGACAAGTCAACAGGCGAACCGATAGTAGGAGCCAATATAATAATTGAGGGAACCAATCTCGGAGCCGCAAGCGATATTGAAGGCGAATATGTTATTGTGCGTGTCCCTTCCGGAAGGTACAATGTGGCGGCGTCTTATATCGGATACCAGAAAGTAATTACGCAAAATGTTCAGGTGCTGAACGACCTTACGACGCGCCTCGATTTTGAATTGACGCCGAGCGACGTTAAGATAAGCGAGGATATTGTTGTAGTGGCTCAGGCGCCCCTTGTAAAAAAAGATCTAACCGCTACCGAAGCCCGTGTGACTTCCGAAGAAATTAGGCAGCTCCCGCTCCAGGATCTTAACAGTTTAATTACGTTGCAGGCCGGAGTAAACAGGGACGCAGGCGGCGGAATCCATATACGCGGCGGCAGATCGAGCGAAATTTCATATCTCATTAACGGTATTAGTATAACCGACGACTTTTCGCGCTCTCAGGCGCTTCAGGTGGAAACCGAATCCGTTCAGGAACTTCAGGTTATAAGCGGAACTTTCAACGCCGAATACGGAAACGCAATGAGCGGCGTTGTGAATATTATTACGAAAACCGGAGGCTCAAAATTTCAGAGCAATTTCGAAGTGTGGACAGGAGACTATTTGAGCGATCATACCGACGTCTTCTGGAATGTCGACGATTTTAATCCCTCAGCAAATTTCAATCTTCAGGCTTCGGCCGGCGGTCCCTTATTTAATGACGATGTTCATTATTTCTTTGCAGCCAGAAGATATTACGACGGCGGTTATATATACGGAAGAAACATTTATTCTCCTCAAGGCAGGTACAAATTCGAAAACGGTCAACTTGTGGAAAATCCCGGCGACAGTTCCTATGTGTCGATGAACTCGAGCGACAGATGGAGCGGGCAGGCGTCTTTTAGCTGGCAGATGTTCGATAATCTTAAACTGAAAATCGACGCATTCGGCAGCTCGGAAGAAAATCGATTTTACGACCATGTATACAGGCTTAACCCGTACGGAACGATGGGCGGCAAGTCTGCCGGTTATACTTTCTTTGCAAATTTAACGCACCTGATTCATCAAAACACTTTCCAGGAGTTTACCGTTGCTTATAAATACAACGATTATAAATCGAGACTTTACGAGGACCCGTTTGATCCGCGTTATGTTCATCCCGATTCCTTAAACGTGCCGGGTTATCATTTTCTCCGAGCGGGCACAAATCTGAACAGATTTCAACGCAATACCCGAAGCGTTATTATTAAATGGGATTTTACAAGCCAGATTGATAAAATCAATCTGGTAAAATTCGGCGTTGAGTATCAAACCGACAATGTGTTTTATGAAAATATCAATTTAATACCCGCTGTTGACGAAAACGGTCAGCAGCTTCAACCGTTCGTTCCGGCTATTCAAACAATCGATTCGCCGCAACACGATCGTTTCGAAAGAACGCCCGATAAATTCAGCGCGTATATTCAGGATAAAATAGAATTCGAAAGCCTTATTATAAATATCGGATTGAGATTCGACCTCTTTAATCCCAACGGCAGAATTCCCGTCGATCCTTCCGATCCGAACATCTTTAATCCTTTCAAACTCGAGCATATTTATAAGGACGCCAATAACGACGGAAAAATAGGGCTCGACGAACAGACCGAAACAAACAAATTTACTCTCGAAGAAAAGGAAAAATTTTGGTACAAAGAAACGTCCGTAAAAACACAATTGAGTCCCAGACTCGGCATCGCATATCCGATTACCGACAAAGGAATAATCAGGTTTTCATACGGAATATTTCAGCAAATTCCGGAATACAGTCAGCTCTATATCGGAGACCAGTACAAACTAACTTCCGCCCAGGGAATCCAGGGGCCGTTTGGAAATCCCGACTTAAAACCTCAGCGTACTACAATATATGAATTGGGGCTTCAGCAACAATTCTTTGAAGATTTTGCGATTGATATTACCGCGTTTTATCGCGACATACGCGACTGGATTTCGTCGAGCCAGCCGATTCCCACTTTTCTTGCAGGCATTTCGTATTCGAAAAGAATCAATCGCGACTTTGCCAATGTCAGAGGCATAACGCTGGCGGTCAATAAAAGATTTACAAACAATTACTCCTTCGGCGTCGATTATACTTTCCAGATCGCCGAAGGAACCAACTCGTCGCCAGACCAGGAATTCTTTTCGCAATTAAACGGAGCCGAACCGACGAAAATTCTTACTCCTCTCGACTGGGACCAAACCCACACTTTGAACGCAAATGTTTATATAGGCGGCGAGACATGGGGAGCCAGTATTATCTCCTCGCTCCATACCGGTCAGCCGTATACGCCGACATTTATAGCCGGCGCATATACGGGAAGAAACGTTCTGGCGGGACTGGCAAACAACAGTCGCAGAAAGCCTTTGATTGCACGCGTCGACCTGGAAGTAAGAAAAAACATTAAGATTCTTGATTCCGACGTGCAATTCTTTGTTAAAGTTTTTAATCTCTTCGATGCAAAAAATCCCGTGTTGGTTTTCGGAGATACGGGCAAGCCCGATTTTACTATAGAACAGCTTCAGGTGCGCGATTATGATCCTGATTGGTTCGTCTATCCTAATTTCTACAGCGAGCCGCGCAGCGTTTATGTGGGAACTAAAATATCATTATAA
- a CDS encoding peptidylprolyl isomerase yields MINLLLIYIAFVFSVNQTVCEKTTKNSPDTLAVVDKKIITTDFYKKLYQEKITRFGLQDNYDVRLQFLNNLLNDEILLREALNRNYDKTPDALNELNRIKIQKLLNRFVELEISPEINITEEYLKDLYIKLNTKILVRHIYADTKEKADKIYKQIISREKTFEEAARENFKNSELKNNGGLLGYIAIDETDPEFEKAAFSLKPGEVSQPVKTVYGYSIIRVDDIKRNPLITENEYLKSLPRLKAFARKRIYEDSLKQFARRLGDKLKIEFNEQALDRLYMSFNNSGQREVAEKSHDEIVLSSSIGKWKMNELLSELNSTPARQLKWIKSKENLRDFLKGLVNRKYIIDYAKNKKYDQSDVYKREVQYEFETYLISSITEDLKKNIVIPEDSLESYYNKNREYFKTKPRVRISVILVDNENSASKIKNELNAGTPFEELALKYSIQKATAVKGGDAGYFDIEDLDYLADTLWNSNSEQWLGPFRDDSKFLFVKITDKVEPKSIPFYELKEDIKNMLVEMKWLAEKNNIIESLKRNINIHVYKEKLLKVKI; encoded by the coding sequence ATGATAAACTTACTTCTTATATATATTGCTTTCGTCTTTTCCGTAAATCAAACTGTTTGCGAAAAAACTACGAAAAACTCTCCGGATACCCTCGCCGTCGTGGACAAGAAAATTATTACTACCGACTTTTATAAAAAACTTTATCAGGAAAAAATTACCCGTTTCGGTCTTCAGGATAATTATGACGTTAGACTTCAGTTCCTCAATAACCTTTTAAATGATGAAATTCTTTTGCGCGAAGCTCTGAATCGCAACTATGATAAAACTCCCGACGCGCTCAACGAGCTCAACAGGATTAAAATCCAGAAATTACTTAACAGGTTCGTGGAGCTTGAAATCAGTCCCGAAATAAATATTACAGAAGAGTATCTGAAAGATCTCTACATAAAATTGAACACAAAAATTCTCGTAAGACATATCTATGCCGACACAAAAGAAAAAGCGGATAAAATTTATAAACAAATTATTTCACGCGAAAAAACATTTGAAGAGGCAGCGCGAGAAAATTTTAAAAACTCCGAACTAAAAAACAACGGCGGATTACTCGGTTATATCGCTATCGACGAAACCGACCCGGAGTTTGAAAAAGCTGCTTTTTCGCTTAAGCCCGGAGAAGTTTCACAACCCGTCAAAACAGTCTACGGCTACAGTATTATCCGCGTCGACGATATTAAAAGAAATCCGCTCATTACCGAAAACGAATATCTGAAATCTCTTCCGAGACTCAAAGCGTTCGCTAGAAAAAGAATTTATGAAGACTCGTTGAAACAATTCGCCCGCAGACTCGGCGACAAGTTAAAAATCGAATTCAATGAACAAGCCCTTGACCGGCTCTACATGTCTTTTAATAACTCAGGTCAAAGGGAAGTCGCAGAAAAAAGCCATGACGAAATTGTGCTTTCTTCGTCAATCGGAAAATGGAAAATGAATGAATTATTGAGCGAATTAAATTCCACGCCTGCCCGTCAATTGAAATGGATTAAATCGAAAGAAAATCTGCGGGATTTTCTAAAAGGCCTGGTCAACAGAAAATATATTATCGACTACGCCAAAAATAAAAAGTACGATCAATCGGATGTTTATAAAAGAGAAGTTCAATATGAATTTGAAACATATCTGATTTCCAGTATTACCGAAGACCTGAAAAAAAATATTGTTATCCCGGAAGACTCGCTGGAGTCATATTATAATAAAAACCGGGAGTACTTTAAGACAAAGCCCCGCGTCAGAATCAGCGTGATTTTAGTTGATAACGAAAACTCGGCATCCAAAATTAAAAATGAATTGAATGCGGGAACTCCTTTCGAAGAATTGGCGCTCAAGTATTCTATACAAAAGGCGACAGCGGTTAAAGGGGGTGACGCCGGCTATTTTGATATTGAAGATCTCGACTACCTTGCGGATACTCTTTGGAATTCGAATTCGGAGCAATGGCTGGGTCCTTTCCGCGATGATTCGAAATTTCTGTTTGTTAAAATAACGGACAAAGTCGAACCGAAGTCGATTCCTTTTTACGAATTAAAGGAGGATATCAAAAATATGCTGGTTGAGATGAAGTGGCTTGCCGAGAAGAACAATATAATCGAGTCACTTAAAAGAAACATCAACATACACGTTTACAAAGAAAAATTATTAAAAGTAAAAATATGA
- a CDS encoding beta-galactosidase: MSGFIYPQNKNNHSFKIGKHDFLLDGKPFQIRCGELHFARIPKEYWRHRIKMMKAMGMNTICAYLFWNFHERTPGNFKWDGEADVAQFCKIAQEEGLWVILRPGPYVCAEWEMGGLPWWLLKNENIKLRTKDPLFINASRNYLMEVGRVLAPLQITNGGPIILVQVENEHGFYADDPEYMGIIKDAILEAGFNVPLFACNPTYHLEKGYRKDIFPVVNFGSNPEEAFRALRKILPEGPLMCGEFYSGWFDTWGNPHTFGEIDRYLKDMEYMLKTGASFSIYMAHGGTTFGFWAGADRPFKPDVSSYDYGAPVTEAGWTSEKFFATRNLISKYLTPGEELPEPPEQNPVITIPSFKLTEVAPLFENLPEPKISSEPKTMEFYDQSRGSILYRVVLPPGEEAVFKAEGVHDFAWVFLNNKKLGVLDRRKQNYEIRIPERDTESVLDIFVHAMGRINFGPEVHDRKGLIAPVEFKDKRNKLIDVKEWKIYNFTYDSVMLSSFNYAIAKEKLNTPGVWRGEFSIDSKGDSFLDMRRWGKGLVWINGHCLGRFWNIGPTQTMYIPAPWLKTGKNEILVLDILGPEEPVLQGLDEPILNMLMPGKDFTLSKRPDVSVDISNRIPVRAGAFQNDNNMESVSFNKPIKGRYFCIELLNAHGGTRTTGIAELDLLDNNGEPISHQTWTIAYVNSEELIEENGAAENAIDGQTFNCWITNMEEGKTDFPYYLVIDLGKETEISGLIYVPVTGKNNAGKIKDYKIYIGSDIIKM; the protein is encoded by the coding sequence ATGAGCGGATTTATTTATCCGCAGAATAAGAATAATCATAGTTTTAAAATCGGTAAACATGACTTTTTATTGGACGGCAAACCATTCCAGATCAGATGCGGCGAATTGCATTTTGCTCGTATTCCTAAAGAGTACTGGCGTCACAGAATTAAAATGATGAAAGCCATGGGCATGAATACGATTTGCGCATACCTTTTTTGGAATTTTCACGAAAGAACTCCCGGCAATTTCAAGTGGGACGGCGAAGCCGATGTAGCACAATTTTGCAAAATCGCACAGGAGGAAGGATTATGGGTCATCCTGAGACCGGGACCTTATGTGTGCGCCGAATGGGAAATGGGGGGACTTCCCTGGTGGCTCTTGAAAAATGAAAACATTAAACTGCGAACGAAAGACCCTTTGTTTATAAACGCATCTCGTAATTATTTAATGGAAGTGGGGCGTGTGCTTGCGCCGCTTCAAATTACAAACGGCGGGCCCATTATTCTGGTTCAGGTTGAAAACGAGCACGGCTTTTATGCGGACGACCCCGAATATATGGGAATTATAAAAGACGCCATATTAGAGGCGGGTTTTAATGTCCCGTTATTTGCCTGCAATCCTACTTATCATCTGGAGAAAGGTTATCGTAAAGATATATTTCCCGTTGTGAATTTCGGCTCCAATCCGGAAGAAGCCTTTCGCGCCCTTCGGAAAATTCTTCCCGAAGGACCTCTGATGTGCGGCGAGTTTTATTCGGGATGGTTCGATACGTGGGGCAATCCGCATACATTCGGTGAAATCGACCGATACCTCAAAGATATGGAATATATGCTCAAGACCGGAGCTTCTTTCAGTATTTACATGGCGCACGGAGGAACAACTTTCGGTTTCTGGGCCGGCGCCGACAGACCTTTCAAACCGGACGTTTCGAGTTATGATTACGGCGCTCCGGTTACGGAAGCGGGGTGGACGTCGGAAAAATTTTTCGCCACTCGGAATCTGATTTCAAAGTATTTAACGCCGGGCGAAGAACTGCCGGAACCGCCGGAACAAAACCCGGTGATTACAATCCCTTCTTTTAAACTCACGGAGGTTGCTCCGTTATTTGAAAATTTACCCGAACCGAAAATATCTTCCGAACCGAAAACAATGGAATTTTATGACCAATCGAGGGGTAGTATTTTATACCGCGTTGTTTTACCGCCGGGAGAGGAAGCGGTTTTCAAAGCTGAAGGCGTACACGATTTTGCGTGGGTATTTTTAAACAATAAAAAGCTCGGCGTTTTGGATAGACGCAAACAAAATTATGAAATAAGAATACCCGAGAGAGATACCGAAAGCGTGCTCGATATCTTTGTACACGCCATGGGGCGCATTAATTTCGGTCCGGAGGTTCACGACAGGAAGGGTTTGATTGCGCCCGTAGAATTTAAGGATAAACGGAATAAATTAATCGACGTCAAAGAATGGAAGATTTATAATTTCACGTATGATTCTGTAATGCTGAGCAGCTTTAATTACGCTATTGCGAAAGAAAAGTTAAATACTCCCGGAGTATGGCGCGGCGAATTCTCGATTGACAGTAAAGGCGACTCTTTTCTCGATATGAGGAGATGGGGAAAAGGACTCGTTTGGATTAACGGACACTGTCTGGGTAGATTCTGGAATATAGGACCGACTCAAACCATGTACATTCCGGCGCCGTGGTTAAAGACCGGGAAAAACGAAATTTTGGTTCTGGATATCCTCGGTCCGGAAGAACCGGTATTGCAGGGACTTGATGAGCCGATTTTGAATATGTTGATGCCGGGTAAGGATTTTACTCTCTCAAAACGTCCCGATGTCAGTGTCGACATATCAAATAGAATTCCTGTCCGGGCTGGCGCGTTTCAAAACGATAATAATATGGAATCCGTAAGTTTTAATAAACCGATTAAAGGAAGATATTTCTGTATTGAGCTATTAAACGCTCATGGCGGAACTCGTACTACGGGCATAGCGGAACTGGATTTGCTTGATAATAACGGAGAACCGATAAGCCATCAAACCTGGACTATTGCGTATGTAAACAGTGAAGAACTGATTGAAGAAAACGGAGCAGCGGAAAACGCCATCGACGGACAAACATTCAATTGTTGGATAACAAATATGGAGGAAGGCAAAACCGACTTTCCTTATTATTTGGTTATCGATCTTGGAAAGGAAACTGAAATTTCGGGTCTTATATATGTGCCTGTGACGGGTAAAAATAACGCCGGCAAAATAAAAGATTACAAAATATATATCGGCAGCGACATCATTAAAATGTGA
- a CDS encoding glycoside hydrolase family 43 protein, producing MAYINVISFLKTMLLSALFAHGLLAQEARIYNNFKPGELWLDNNGVHINAHGGGILFENGIYYWFGEHKVAGRQGNKALVGVHCYSSADLYNWKDEGIALSVDTTNENSEITRGCVIERPKVVFNEKTQKYVMWFHLELKGQGYSAARCGVAVSDNVTGPYKYLRSYRPNPKKWPVNATEKDTTIPESGDTALLKLSGNERAAAGYYLRRDYPVGQMSRDMTVFVDDDGKAYLIYASEENYTMHIAELSSDYTSFTGRWYRLFPGGHREAPAIFKRSGRYYLITSGCTGWAPNAARYAVATSLFGPWEDKGNPCVGKDSEITFNSQSTFVLPVQNKKDAFVFMADRWKPENPIDGRYIWLPVKFIDNGIRIQWFDEWNLDFFNK from the coding sequence ATGGCTTATATAAATGTCATAAGTTTTCTAAAGACCATGTTGCTTTCGGCTTTGTTTGCGCACGGTTTGCTCGCACAGGAAGCAAGGATTTATAATAATTTTAAGCCGGGAGAATTGTGGCTTGATAATAACGGCGTTCATATTAACGCTCACGGCGGAGGAATTTTATTTGAAAACGGGATTTACTATTGGTTTGGCGAGCATAAAGTCGCCGGCAGACAGGGCAACAAAGCTCTCGTAGGCGTCCATTGTTATTCGTCGGCGGATCTCTACAATTGGAAGGACGAGGGCATTGCTCTTTCGGTCGATACAACGAATGAAAATTCGGAAATAACAAGAGGATGCGTTATTGAACGTCCTAAAGTTGTGTTCAATGAAAAGACGCAAAAATATGTGATGTGGTTTCACCTCGAATTGAAAGGACAGGGCTATTCTGCCGCCCGCTGCGGAGTTGCCGTCTCGGATAATGTTACCGGTCCGTATAAATATTTACGTTCGTACAGACCCAATCCGAAAAAGTGGCCTGTTAATGCAACGGAAAAAGATACTACAATTCCCGAAAGCGGGGATACTGCATTGTTAAAACTAAGCGGAAACGAAAGAGCGGCTGCCGGTTACTATCTTAGAAGGGATTATCCTGTCGGACAGATGTCGCGGGATATGACGGTTTTTGTAGACGACGACGGTAAAGCTTATTTGATTTATGCCTCCGAAGAAAACTATACAATGCATATTGCCGAATTGTCTTCGGATTATACTTCGTTTACGGGGAGGTGGTATCGTTTATTTCCAGGCGGGCACCGGGAAGCGCCCGCCATTTTCAAAAGAAGCGGAAGATATTATCTGATTACATCCGGATGCACCGGCTGGGCTCCGAATGCGGCGCGTTATGCCGTTGCCACTTCGCTGTTCGGACCATGGGAAGATAAAGGTAATCCTTGCGTAGGAAAGGATAGCGAGATTACTTTTAATTCTCAAAGTACGTTTGTCCTTCCCGTACAAAATAAAAAAGATGCGTTTGTTTTTATGGCTGATCGCTGGAAACCTGAAAATCCTATCGACGGAAGATATATCTGGCTGCCGGTGAAATTTATCGATAACGGAATTCGAATCCAATGGTTCGACGAATGGAATCTCGATTTTTTTAATAAATAA